The DNA segment AGAAGGGTATGCGGTCTAACGGTGGGGCATCCTGTAGAGGCGTTCAAGAAAGGCGTTGCGTTCGCTGAGAAAATCTATAGGCAAACCATTCCAGAGCCAGCCGACCTTGTCATCGTCTCCAGCTATCCTGCGGATGTCGATTACTGGCAAGCCATCAAAGGGGTTGTTTCAGCCAGCCTAGCGGTTAAGCCTGGAGGGGTTGTGTTATTGGTCACCCCCTGCCCTGAGGGAATTTCACCAACCCACAGAGCGATGAGGGAGTACGGATCCTACGGGTATGAGGAGTTAAATAAGATGGTGGAGGAAGGCGATATCGAAGACGCTGTGGCGGCTGGAACTCTCCTCTACCACGCCCAGCTTAGGGAGAAAGCCAGAATCATCATTTACTCGGACGGCTTAAAGGAGAAAGACGCTGAAGCCCTAGGCGTGGCCTACGCCGGCGACTTTGAGGAAGGCTTGAAGTTGGCTGAGGAATTCTTGGGAGAAAAAAAACCCAAAATCGGGTTGATACGTAATAGCGAGGTCCTTCCAACCCTTCCCATCTAACCATCAATTCGATTCTTCAGGTTATCTGTCATCGATACCCCCTTAACCCTGCTGCCAGCAAGATAAGAGCCGCCGAGAACATCGAAGTTAAGCTTAACATCAAAGTTGAGAAAGGCATAAGGACCGCCATAGAGCCGGCTATCGCCCTACCGATGGCCCCCCCTATGTCAGCTGAAGCCCACAGCGCCGCGATGGCCACGCTTAAATCCTCTGGGGGCTGGGTGTCGGTGAGCAGCGCTGAGGATGGTGGAACACGAATGCCCCAGGCGACACCGTATATCAGCATACCCAACGCTAAGTAGATGAAGCCGCGGGCCAGCGCCAGCGTGGTAAAGGCTAAGGCCGATAACGCGAAGCCGATCATCACAGGCTTCTTCCTACCAATTCTATCTGAGATCGAGCCTATCGGAATCCTCACCAAGGCGTTTAATCCTCCGAGTAGGGTGAATAGAACCGCGATGATGAATGGTGGCAAAAGCAGCTCGCGTGCCCCATATACGGGGAAGATGACTTGGAAAACTCCGTCGGCCACGAAGAACATGACCGTGGCGAGGCAGAGAGTTGAAACTTCTCTGCGTTTAAGGATCTCAAAGAGGTGGAGCGCGGAGTCGAGTTTTGAGCCGTCTAAATTTCTCCACCGGGTCTCCGTGGCCTTAAGCTCCCCGGAGGCTGCCAAAGCGGCGAGGGTGAGCAAACCTAAAGCTGGGAAAATTATGAGGGTGATGATAAGGGTTTTAAACTCGAAGACTCTGAGGAGAACGCTTCCCAACGCTGGGCCGATGACCATGGCCATGCCGATGGAGAAGTAGTATCTACCTGAAACCATCCCTATCTTACCAGGAGGAGCTAGGTTAAGAGCCGTTGAG comes from the Candidatus Bathyarchaeia archaeon genome and includes:
- a CDS encoding MFS transporter, whose amino-acid sequence is MDVGRRIDVITWMSFAFFVGWQAVSPIFPLYALELGASLVEVGWIMGSLSLTTLLTKVPFGVAARKRRVWPFISSAYVVHILSFILLYLAKSSRVLAPILIMYGLSSASFGPIIASTALNLAPPGKIGMVSGRYYFSIGMAMVIGPALGSVLLRVFEFKTLIITLIIFPALGLLTLAALAASGELKATETRWRNLDGSKLDSALHLFEILKRREVSTLCLATVMFFVADGVFQVIFPVYGARELLLPPFIIAVLFTLLGGLNALVRIPIGSISDRIGRKKPVMIGFALSALAFTTLALARGFIYLALGMLIYGVAWGIRVPPSSALLTDTQPPEDLSVAIAALWASADIGGAIGRAIAGSMAVLMPFSTLMLSLTSMFSAALILLAAGLRGYR